A single window of Liolophura sinensis isolate JHLJ2023 chromosome 6, CUHK_Ljap_v2, whole genome shotgun sequence DNA harbors:
- the LOC135466676 gene encoding glucosamine 6-phosphate N-acetyltransferase-like yields MEPPENGCADEYLFDPVILKQIDFSKHKATYKPMISPANPGESLLLRPLCLGDFDRGFLQLLSQLTKVGDISRELFKERFTSMKSCPHTYYVTVLEDTRINQVIGTATLFLEQKFIHTAATRARIEDVVVSDDYRGKQLGKLLLDVLTLLSKKLGSYKVTLDCKDKMIPFYNTFGFTKEEGNNFLQQRFKD; encoded by the exons ATGGAGCCACCAGAG aatgGTTGTGCTGATGAGTACCTGTTTGATCCTGTCATATTAAAACAGATTGACTTCAGCAAGCACAAAGCAACCTACAAGCCTATGATATCACCAGCCAACCCAGGGGAGTCCCTCTTACTCCGTCCACTCTGTTTAGGAGATTTTGATAGAGG TTTTCTACAGCTCTTGTCCCAGTTAACAAAAGTAGGAGATATCTCTAGAGAATTGTTTAAAG AACGTTTTACATCCATGAAGAGTTGTCCACACACCTATTATGTAACGGTCCTGGAAGATACGAGAATTAACCAGGTTATAGGAACAGCAACACTGTTCCTGGAACAAAAGTTCATTCATACAGCTGCTACG agAGCAAGAATAGAGGATGTTGTTGTCAGCGACGACTACAGGGGGAAACAATTAGGAAAGCT ACTTCTTGACGTTTTGACGCTACTAAGTAAGAAGTTAGGGTCTTATAAGGTCACTCTTGACTGCAAGGATAAGATGATCCCATTCTACAACACATTTGGTTTCACAAAAGAAGAAGGCAATAACTTTTTACAACAGCGCTTTAAGGACTGA
- the LOC135468374 gene encoding cardiolipin synthase (CMP-forming)-like encodes MSWTVASSKKIINSVPSNSLWSKQCISRCLSPGHSLQSLRHVSSHPVFAYRFVERGFHGISQPRCSQKHHRKEEEKGRSRDFISKQKKLKSAFKAKVADISEDIKTVPNLLTLLRMLSAPVLGGLVVYEQFSLAVGLFVMAGITDLMDGYIARNFKNQKSVLGTMMDPLADKLLVTMLTVTLAMVDLIPVPLVTLIIARDVGLIGAAFYIRYLSLPPPKTVSRYFDLTLPTAKLYPSTLSKVNTALQLSLVALTLAAPVFGYVDHNYLHALWYITAATTISSGLQYVLSAKSFFKILQRSSGGEKPFQHKKN; translated from the exons ATGTCTTGGACCGTGGCGTCTTCgaagaaaataataaacagtGTTCCAAGCAACTCACTTTGGTCCAAGCAGTGCATCAGCCGATGCCTGTCGCCTGGACATTCCCTGCAGTCTCTTAG gcaTGTTTCATCACATCCAGTTTTTGCATACAGATTTGTGGAAAGGGGTTTCCATGGGATCAGCCAACCAAGATGCAGCCAAAAACATCACaggaaagaagaagaaaaaggaaGATCAAGAGATTTCATCAGCAAGCAGAAAAAGTTGAAAAGTGCATTTAAGGCTAAAGTTGCAGATATT AGTGAAGACATAAAGACTGTGCCAAATTTGTTAACCCTGTTGCGAATGTTGTCTGCTCCAGTGTTAGGAGGCTTGGTTGTTTATGAGCAGTTCAGTTTGGCTGTGGGATTATTTGTCATGGCAGGGATTACAGACTTG ATGGATGGCTATATTGCACGGAATTTCAAAAACCAGAAGTCTGTGTTAGGAACAATGATGGATCCATTGGCTGACAAATTGTTGGTTACTATGTTAACAGTTACCTTGGCAATGGTGGATTTAATTCCAG TTCCCTTGGTGACGCTGATCATTGCTCGGGATGTGGGACTCATAGGCGCTGCCTTCTACATCCGCTATTTATCATTACCTCCACCA aaaacaGTTTCCAGATATTTTGATCTGACACTACCCACAGCCAAGTTATACCCTTCAACATTAAGCAAG GTGAACACAGCTCTCCAGCTCTCCCTCGTGGCTCTGACACTGGCTGCCCCTGTCTTTGGTTATGTAGACCATAATTACCTACATGCCTTGTG GTACATTACTGCAGCGACTACCATTTCATCAGGACTTCAGTATGTGCTCAGCGccaaaagtttttttaaaattctccAGCGAAGCTCTGGTGGCGAGAAACCCTTTCAACATAAGAAGAACTGA
- the LOC135468435 gene encoding ankyrin repeat domain-containing protein 50-like — protein MDDLQDAFSDDDPLYFFSQSYDDVTSSCLQPDLPVGTIVEELTPEERSHLAELHTVIKTNQESVILTEISKAVYRPLLNKHIVVEAAALCSCWRLFEEVLVAKSEDNHILAELVRSGKCPHFSADNSEKRRISKCLLHMAAALNMAHLTEFLIEAGCCINTSTLKANCTPVYLAVRHSHYDMVKLLLKHGANVNLLSCQHTPLMEAVEVGDEMMYKILLSSPHCDVNVCNNRRETALKLAAGVNETTAVARLLEAGAYPNQMDLHGRTALFDALTNGQTDMMMSLIKYGADVNVMDRNHQCPLLFAVHQNDVAITRLLLEAGANPNAESRDGFTLLQIAIYTDCAEIIQMLIDYKVDVNATNNCNYSALHIAAWDGYIESVELLLKAGAEHDNRTQDGNTPMALAAHSNHHNVLERLLPLGCAVNNMDKDLDTPLHYASYNGCLRSVKRLVSEGADPNVRNRFDTTPLWNAIFKNHVPVVRYLVHLNVDLEVASCGIDQHSNQHDVTLIYNEPHSPLWVALDNGYAEEIWILLAAGYNIWQEKWLSDSLLPQPDTTTKTLLEALRCKHSTPPDLLHLCKTFFRRTYKRHIHEVVNELEIPESLKHHILLKDIVLMSSYVHIAAL, from the exons ATGGATGACCTTCAAGATGCATTTTCTGATGAT GATCCACTATATTTCTTTTCGCAATCATATGATGATGTGACCAGCAGCTGTCTTCAGCCAGACCTACCTGTTGGAACAA ttgtagAGGAGTTAACACCTGAGGAGAGATCCCATCTGGCTGAGTTACACACGGTTATCAAGACTAACCAGGAGAGTGTGATCCTCACAGAGATCTCAAAAGCTGTGTATAGACCATTGCTGAACAAACATATTGTTGTag AGGCTGCAGCTTTATGTTCCTGTTGGCGGTTGTTTGAAGAGGTGCTCGTAGCCAAAAGTGAAGACAACCATATTCTTGCGGAACTAGTGCGCTCAGGAAAATGCCCACATTTCTCTGCTGACAACTCAGAAAAAAGGCGCATCTCGAAGTGTCTACTCCATATGGCTGCAGCCTTAAACATGGCACATTTGACGGAGTTCCTAATAGAGGCAGGATGTTGTATAAACACCTCAACCTTAAAAGCCAACTGTACTCCAGTGTACCTGGCAGTACGGCACAGCCATTACGACATGGTCAAACTGTTATTAAAGCATGGAGCCAATGTTAACTTGCTCTCCTGTCAACACACCCCCCTAATGGAGGCCGTGGAAGTCGGTGACGAAATGATGTACAAAATCCTGCTGAGCAGCCCTCATTGTGATGTGAATGTATGTAATAATCGCCGAGAAACTGCCCTGAAACTGGCAGCCGGCGTCAACGAAACAACAGCTGTCGCACGTCTGCTGGAAGCTGGGGCCTACCCCAATCAAATGGACCTTCACGGCAGAACAGCGCTGTTTGATGCACTGACAAACGGACAAACAGACATGATGATGTCTCTGATCAAGTATGGAGCCGATGTTAATGTGATGGATAGGAATCATCAATGCCCCTTGCTATTTGCAGTTCATCAAA ATGATGTGGCCATTACAAGGTTATTGCTGGAGGCTGGAGCTAACCCAAATGCTGAATCTCGGGACGGTTTCACACTCCTCCAGATTGCCATTTATACAGACTGTGCAGAAATCATTCAGATGTTGATAGATTACAAGGTTGATGTAAATGCTACCAACAACTGCAATTACTCAGCTCTGCATATTGCAGCCTGGGATGGCTACATTGAGAGTGTGGAACTTCTTTTGAAGGCTGGAGCTGAGCATGACAACAGAACACAAGATGGAAACACGCCCATGGCACTGGCTGCCCACAGTAACCATCACAACGTGTTGGAAAGGCTACTTCCTCTTGGCTGTGCCGTCAATAACATGGACAAGGATTTAGACACACCCCTTCATTATGCTTCGTACAACGGCTGTTTGCGCAGCGTGAAAAGATTGGTCAGTGAAGGTGCCGACCCTAATGTTCGTAACCGTTTCGACACCACACCATTGTGGAATGCCATATTCAAAAACCATGTCCCCGTGGTGCGCTACCTTGTGCACTTAAATGTCGACCTGGAAGTTGCGTCGTGCGGAATTGACCAACATTCCAACCAACATGACGTCACCTTAATCTACAATGAGCCACATTCGCCATTATGGGTAGCCCTTGACAACGGCTATGCAGAAGAGATCTGGATTTTGCTGGCTGCAGGCTATAACATCTGGCAGGAAAAATGGCTGTCAGACAGTCTTCTCCCACAACCTGACACCACCACCAAGACTTTGTTAGAGGCGCTCAGGTGTAAACATAGCACCCCACCAGACCTGCTCCACCTCTGTAAGACATTCTTCAGGAGGACATACAAGAGACACATCCATGAAGTCGTGAACGAGCTGGAGATACCAGAAAGTTTAAAGCATCATATTTTACTGAAGGACATTGTGCTGATGAGCAGTTATGTCCATATAGCTGCGCTTTAA